From the Brassica napus cultivar Da-Ae chromosome A8, Da-Ae, whole genome shotgun sequence genome, one window contains:
- the LOC106418764 gene encoding caffeic acid 3-O-methyltransferase 1 encodes MEEENLSLYAMILSSSSVLPMILKTAIDLGLFDILSESGPSSPLSASQIMSLLSTQTQTHHDSTLLNRILRCLASYSILTCSVSTDQGAPREVYRLAPVAKYFTKNRDGGGSLAPLVNLFQDKVVTDIWYDLKDSVREGGLPFNKAHGSSAAELVGRDSRFREVFQSSMKGFNEVFMDEVVNKYKGFDGVNSLVDVGGGDGSILRKIISKHPHILKAINFDLSSVIKNTSSASPGIENVAGDMFTSIPKGEAIFMKWMLHSWDDEHCVKILSNCYQSLPSTGKVIVIDMVIPDFPGGTLLDRSLFQFEMFMMSMNPSGKERTKKEFEVLARLAGFSSVQVPFTSLCFSVVEFYKSL; translated from the exons ATGGAAGAAGAAAACCTTTCTTTGTACGCCATGATCCTATCAAGCTCCTCTGTTCTTCCTATGATTCTGAAGACAGCAATAGATCTTGGCCTCTTCGACATCCTATCCGAATCTGGCCCTTCTTCTCCCCTCTCGGCTTCTCAGATCATGTCTCTCTTGTCCACTCAAACACAAACACACCACGATTCAACTTTACTCAATCGGATTCTTCGATGTTTAGCGAGCTATTCCATACTCACGTGCTCTGTTTCCACTGACCAAGGTGCCCCACGTGAGGTCTACCGCTTAGCTCCTGTTGCCAAGTACTTCACCAAGAACCGAGACGGAGGTGGCTCGTTGGCTCCGTTGGTTAATCTGTTTCAGGACAAGGTCGTGACTGACATCTG GTACGACCTTAAAGACTCTGTTCGTGAAGGAGGACTTCCATTCAACAAGGCTCATGGTTCAAGTGCAGCCGAGTTGGTAGGCAGAGATTCTAGATTCAGAGAAGTGTTCCAAAGCTCCATGAAAGGTTTCAATGAAGTTTTCATGGACGAAGTTGTGAATAAGTACAAGGGCTTTGATGGTGTGAATTCGCTGGTGGATGTTGGTGGTGGAGATGGCTCTATTCTCCGTAAAATAATCTCCAAGCATCCTCACATCCTCAAAGCTATTAACTTTGATTTGTCCTCTGTTATCAAAAACACTTCATCAGCTTCTCCAG GCATTGAGAATGTTGCTGGGGACATGTTTACAAGCATTCCTAAAGGAGAAGCCATTTTCATGAAG TGGATGCTCCATAGCTGGGACGATGAGCATTGCGTGAAGATACTCAGCAACTGTTATCAGTCGTTACCGTCAACTGGTAAGGTGATTGTGATCGATATGGTTATCCCGGATTTTCCAGGAGGTACACTCTTGGACAGAAGCTTGTTCCAGTTTGAGATGTTCATGATGAGCATGAACCCATCTGGGAAAGAAAGAACGAAGAAAGAATTCGAGGTCTTAGCTCGCCTCGCTGGATTTTCTAGTGTCCAAGTTCCATTTACATCTCTCTGTTTCTCTGTTGTGGAATTCTACAAGAGTTTGTGA
- the LOC106418758 gene encoding 50S ribosomal protein L11, chloroplastic-like, protein MALEAGKATPAPQGVIIMAFCKDYNARTADKAGYIIPVEITVFDERNLNSDKLYEIVYMVWLQDKSFSLILRTPPASILLLKAAGVEKGSKDPKQDKVGTITIDQLRTIAAEKLPDLNCTTIESAMRIIAGTAANMGIDIDPPVLEPKKQAVLL, encoded by the exons ATGGCTCTAGAGGCCGGGAAAGCAACTCCGGCGCCTCAGGGAGTCATCATTATGGCTTTCTGCAAGGATTACAATGCTAGAACCGCTGATAAAGCTGGTTATATCATTCCCGTAGAAATCACTGTCTTCGAT GAGCGCAATTTAAATAGTGATAAGCTTTATGAGATTGTTTATATGGTATGGTTGCAGGATAAGAGCTTCTCTCTTATCCTGAGGACCCCGCCTGCTTCGATTTTATTGCTTAAGGCTGCAG GTGTTGAAAAGGGATCCAAAGATCCAAAGCAAGATAAAGTTGGGACAATTACAATAGACCAGCTGCGCACAATTGCAGCCGAGAAGCTGCCCGATCTGAACTGCACGACCATTGAGTCTGCTATGAGAATCATTGCAGGAACTGCAGCTAACATGGGGATCGACATTGACCCTCCGGTTCTTGAACCCAAAAAGCAAGCAGTTTTGTTGTAA